In the Candidatus Mycosynbacter amalyticus genome, one interval contains:
- a CDS encoding lysine--tRNA ligase, whose product MATLQDYRDERVRKLEELQQLGVNPYPATSHRTATAKQVIDEFATREGQTVTVTGRITGLRKFGKLAFIVLRDMSGQVQLFLHAPDVAELDAASGVLGMKQLNLLDTGDFVEATGEVIKTKTGEVSVGVKTLRLLAKSLRPMPLELTNKEERFRRRYVDMNVNPEVRERFVRRSKFWQATRNFLESEGFVEVNNTVLEATAGGADANPFISHMDALDQDFYLRISHELPLKRLLVAGFEKVFDLGARFRNENYTEEHLPEHNAMEWYWAYADWEDGMELTERMIRYICDATWGTRQFTLMSGETVDFGADGEHFPRISFVGILKEQYDIDVFESSIEDIQAKLKEHNLEVEEVDNRIRSLDKLWKKYRKTLAGPAFLIDMPVFMQPLAKVNANDPRLTEQFNLVFGGSEMCKAFSELNDPVDQLNRFREQQAMRDAGDDEAQMLDIDYVEALEYGMPPACGLGYSERVFWSLEGIPAREGVPFPQLRSEIDETTKAIYPDLNL is encoded by the coding sequence ATGGCTACTTTGCAAGATTACAGAGATGAGCGTGTACGTAAGCTCGAAGAATTACAACAGCTAGGCGTCAATCCGTACCCGGCTACTAGTCACCGCACCGCTACGGCGAAGCAGGTGATTGATGAATTTGCTACTCGCGAGGGGCAAACCGTCACGGTGACGGGGCGTATCACGGGGCTGCGTAAGTTTGGCAAGCTGGCCTTCATTGTACTGCGCGACATGAGCGGGCAAGTGCAACTGTTTCTCCACGCGCCAGATGTCGCCGAGCTCGATGCGGCGAGTGGGGTACTTGGTATGAAGCAACTGAATCTCCTTGATACGGGCGACTTCGTCGAGGCGACCGGTGAGGTGATTAAAACCAAGACCGGGGAAGTGTCGGTAGGTGTGAAGACGCTACGATTGCTCGCCAAGAGCCTGCGCCCTATGCCACTAGAGCTAACCAACAAAGAAGAGCGCTTCCGACGTCGTTACGTGGATATGAATGTGAACCCAGAGGTGCGTGAACGTTTCGTGCGTCGTAGCAAGTTTTGGCAAGCGACACGTAATTTCCTGGAAAGCGAAGGTTTTGTAGAGGTAAACAATACTGTACTTGAGGCGACCGCTGGCGGTGCCGATGCTAATCCGTTTATCTCACATATGGACGCGTTGGACCAGGATTTCTATCTGCGCATCAGTCATGAGTTGCCGCTCAAACGCTTGCTGGTGGCGGGCTTCGAAAAGGTGTTTGATCTTGGGGCGCGCTTCCGCAACGAAAACTACACCGAAGAACACTTGCCTGAGCACAACGCGATGGAATGGTACTGGGCGTATGCCGACTGGGAAGATGGCATGGAGCTCACCGAGCGCATGATTCGCTATATTTGTGATGCGACATGGGGTACACGCCAGTTTACACTTATGAGTGGTGAGACGGTAGACTTTGGTGCTGATGGTGAACATTTCCCTCGCATTAGTTTCGTTGGTATTCTCAAAGAGCAGTACGATATCGACGTGTTTGAGAGTTCCATCGAAGATATCCAGGCTAAGCTCAAAGAGCATAATCTCGAGGTAGAAGAAGTCGATAATCGTATCCGTAGTCTGGACAAGCTCTGGAAAAAATATCGCAAAACACTTGCTGGTCCAGCATTCCTGATCGACATGCCTGTCTTTATGCAGCCGCTCGCGAAAGTAAATGCCAACGACCCGCGCCTCACCGAGCAGTTCAACCTCGTGTTCGGCGGGAGTGAAATGTGCAAGGCGTTTAGCGAGCTCAACGATCCCGTAGATCAGCTCAACCGTTTCCGTGAGCAGCAAGCCATGCGTGACGCGGGTGACGACGAAGCCCAGATGCTCGACATCGACTATGTGGAAGCACTCGAATACGGCATGCCGCCAGCATGTGGCCTCGGCTACAGTGAGCGTGTGTTTTGGAGTCTCGAAGGTATCCCGGCGCGTGAAGGTGTGCCGTTTCCGCAGCTGCGTAGTGAAATCGACGAGACGACCAAGGCGATTTATCCAGATCTAAATCTATAA
- a CDS encoding ABC transporter permease: protein MRRRDIAARASKSLAQAKMRTLLTSLAIAVGAFTLTLALAVGEGSRQYIDKVISSNVDPQMLIVSKDKSLFEGSGATGSGLKEYSENQSAYNGLSIKALTDDDINKIKARSDIQSVTPSYMVSAQYVTFAEKPNAKYTSDITLYDTSVLPETAAGNLPPRGEQIGDDEVIVPQSYLDTMKVGDASKFVGSTVTLHLVKPAKELSQAEIQSLFANEGQAGVEKALSPETRDVTYKVRAVSKNSATSLSASSGLFISENQARDLSQWLTKGTSQEGQYFSATAKVKEGVDPADVKKSLEQDKIYSMTAEDLQSLIFQVVNVIQGIVIGFSILALFASLFGIINTMYISVLERTRQIGLMKALGMSGRDVAKLFRYEAAWIGALGGAIGAGLATLVGAIANPYLTKWMSLGDGTSLLIFQPYVIVLMIVGLMLVAVIAGYLPARKAAKLDPIEALRTE from the coding sequence ATGCGACGCCGTGATATTGCCGCACGCGCAAGCAAAAGCTTGGCACAGGCTAAAATGCGTACATTACTGACAAGTCTTGCGATTGCTGTGGGGGCATTTACACTTACGCTCGCCCTAGCAGTCGGCGAGGGCTCGCGCCAGTACATCGACAAAGTCATCTCGTCAAATGTGGATCCGCAGATGTTGATCGTGTCAAAAGATAAATCGCTGTTTGAAGGTTCGGGTGCGACAGGGAGTGGATTGAAGGAATACTCGGAAAATCAGAGTGCGTATAACGGCCTGTCGATTAAGGCGCTGACAGACGACGATATCAACAAAATCAAAGCCCGCTCGGACATCCAGTCGGTGACGCCATCATATATGGTGTCAGCGCAGTACGTGACGTTTGCTGAGAAGCCAAATGCGAAATACACCAGCGACATCACACTCTACGATACGTCTGTATTGCCGGAGACGGCGGCGGGCAACTTACCGCCACGCGGCGAGCAGATTGGTGACGATGAGGTAATTGTGCCGCAGAGTTATCTCGATACGATGAAGGTGGGCGATGCAAGCAAATTTGTAGGATCGACTGTCACGCTACATCTTGTCAAACCAGCTAAGGAGTTGAGTCAGGCTGAAATACAGTCGCTGTTTGCAAACGAGGGGCAAGCGGGTGTCGAAAAAGCGTTGTCGCCTGAGACGAGGGACGTAACTTATAAGGTGCGCGCAGTCAGTAAAAACTCTGCCACGTCGCTGTCGGCGAGTAGCGGGCTCTTCATCTCGGAAAACCAGGCGCGTGATCTGTCTCAGTGGCTTACCAAAGGTACTTCCCAGGAGGGGCAGTATTTCTCGGCGACTGCCAAAGTAAAAGAGGGTGTCGACCCGGCGGACGTGAAGAAGTCTCTCGAGCAAGACAAGATCTACAGCATGACCGCGGAAGACCTGCAATCGCTGATTTTTCAGGTAGTGAATGTGATTCAGGGAATCGTGATTGGGTTTAGTATCCTGGCACTGTTTGCGAGTTTGTTCGGCATTATCAACACCATGTATATCTCGGTGTTGGAGCGTACTAGGCAGATTGGCCTCATGAAGGCGCTTGGTATGAGTGGGCGTGACGTAGCGAAGCTGTTTCGCTACGAAGCAGCCTGGATAGGTGCACTAGGTGGTGCGATTGGCGCGGGACTGGCGACGCTTGTTGGCGCGATTGCCAATCCGTACCTTACCAAATGGATGAGTCTCGGCGATGGTACGTCGCTCCTGATCTTTCAGCCGTACGTGATTGTACTGATGATAGTGGGGCTTATGCTGGTGGCGGTGATCGCTGGCTATTTACCGGCGCGCAAAGCCGCCAAACTTGATCCTATTGAGGCGCTGCGTACCGAATAA
- the hpf gene encoding ribosome hibernation-promoting factor, HPF/YfiA family: MISPIAITGIKYDVDTRTKKYVEQKVGKLDRYLPRHVRSDIKADVKLAQIDQKNGNKYEAEVILYTPEKTLTAKDSTVNVLAAIDIVEAKLQAQLAKYKEQHTEDRSVLSKFKRSFAREAQ, from the coding sequence ATGATCTCACCGATTGCAATTACTGGTATCAAATACGACGTGGATACGCGCACCAAGAAGTATGTAGAACAGAAAGTAGGCAAACTCGACAGGTATCTTCCTCGGCATGTGCGCAGCGACATCAAGGCAGATGTGAAGCTAGCACAGATCGATCAGAAAAACGGCAACAAGTATGAGGCTGAGGTAATACTATATACACCAGAGAAGACACTGACAGCCAAGGATTCAACTGTAAACGTGCTGGCGGCGATTGACATAGTAGAAGCCAAGCTGCAGGCTCAGCTAGCGAAGTATAAAGAGCAACACACCGAAGATCGTAGTGTGCTGAGCAAATTCAAACGTAGTTTCGCTCGCGAAGCGCAGTAA
- the serS gene encoding serine--tRNA ligase, producing the protein MLDIRFIRDNPEKVQTNAEAKGYRNLSVSKLLELDDSRRGLQQQVDELREKRNANAAKMKGGKPAQELIDEGKQIKVELAEREEYLKAADEEYTALLNNFPNLTDNDVPVGGEEDGVEIKQWGEQTSGARDHLDYAVERDWVDFERGAKVAGAKFYYLKGDLALLEQAITQYALNVLVGKGFKFMTVPHMVNARTMTGTGFAPRSSDQSDEYAIEGEDLSLIATAEIPLTGYHADEILDEKDLPLMYAGLSPCYRKEAGTYGKHTRGLFRVHQFNKLEMYAYALPEKSREVHEQLLAVEEEIWQAMNVPYHIINIASGDLGAPAAKKFDIEYWSPVDGTYRELTSCSNCTDFQTRNLNIRVRRTDGTVEMVHSLNGTAVSLARSLVAVLEHNQREDGKLNVPEVLRPYMGGREVI; encoded by the coding sequence ATGTTAGATATCAGATTCATACGAGACAACCCAGAGAAAGTACAGACAAACGCAGAGGCAAAAGGCTATCGCAATTTGTCTGTGTCAAAACTACTGGAGCTCGATGATTCACGCCGTGGCTTGCAGCAGCAGGTAGATGAGCTGCGTGAAAAGCGCAATGCCAATGCAGCCAAGATGAAAGGCGGTAAGCCTGCCCAGGAGCTAATCGACGAAGGCAAGCAAATCAAGGTGGAATTAGCCGAACGCGAGGAATATCTAAAAGCGGCCGATGAAGAGTACACGGCGCTGCTCAATAACTTCCCGAATCTTACCGATAATGACGTGCCAGTGGGTGGCGAAGAAGACGGTGTCGAAATCAAACAATGGGGCGAACAAACATCCGGTGCACGTGATCATCTAGATTATGCTGTAGAGCGCGACTGGGTAGACTTCGAGCGTGGTGCTAAGGTGGCGGGTGCGAAGTTTTATTATCTAAAAGGCGACTTGGCGCTGCTCGAACAAGCGATCACACAGTACGCGCTCAATGTACTCGTCGGCAAGGGCTTCAAGTTTATGACGGTGCCTCATATGGTGAATGCACGTACGATGACCGGTACCGGCTTCGCGCCACGTAGCAGTGATCAGAGCGACGAATATGCGATAGAGGGCGAAGATCTATCGCTCATCGCGACGGCCGAAATCCCACTTACAGGCTATCATGCCGACGAGATCCTCGACGAAAAAGACCTCCCGCTTATGTATGCCGGCCTGAGCCCTTGCTACCGGAAGGAAGCGGGTACCTATGGCAAGCACACCCGTGGGTTGTTCCGTGTGCATCAGTTCAATAAGCTCGAGATGTATGCGTATGCGTTGCCGGAAAAATCGCGCGAAGTGCATGAACAACTACTGGCCGTAGAAGAAGAGATCTGGCAGGCGATGAACGTGCCATACCATATCATCAATATCGCTAGTGGCGACTTGGGCGCGCCGGCCGCCAAGAAGTTTGACATCGAATACTGGTCTCCGGTGGATGGTACCTACCGCGAACTCACAAGCTGTAGCAATTGTACTGATTTTCAGACACGCAATCTCAATATTCGCGTGCGCCGCACTGACGGCACGGTGGAGATGGTACACTCGCTCAATGGTACGGCAGTAAGTCTTGCTCGTTCGCTTGTAGCAGTGCTAGAGCATAACCAGCGCGAAGACGGCAAGCTAAATGTGCCGGAAGTGCTACGACCGTATATGGGCGGTCGAGAAGTTATATAG
- a CDS encoding metal-dependent hydrolase, which translates to MANYKGHIVGGLAAGLAYAGAMTVVPVEHLAEYARLLSDWQALAAVFVIAMLFALFPDVDTNSKAQDIFFWLVFIVDVLLIWNGSFAAAAYLGLIAMLPILTHHRGWTHAKWAMVLVPLPVVLVPLLYSEKLLPIAVVYYGAAVMGYFSHLLLDGLIWKRFRIKN; encoded by the coding sequence GTGGCGAACTATAAGGGGCACATCGTGGGTGGACTGGCGGCTGGCCTCGCGTATGCAGGTGCTATGACAGTGGTACCTGTAGAGCATTTGGCTGAATATGCAAGGCTACTGAGCGACTGGCAAGCGCTCGCGGCGGTGTTTGTAATTGCTATGCTGTTTGCGTTGTTCCCAGATGTTGACACTAACTCAAAGGCGCAAGACATCTTCTTCTGGCTGGTATTCATCGTGGATGTATTGCTGATATGGAACGGTTCGTTTGCTGCTGCTGCATATTTGGGCCTGATCGCAATGCTGCCAATACTGACGCATCATAGGGGCTGGACGCATGCCAAATGGGCCATGGTGCTCGTGCCACTTCCGGTTGTGCTCGTGCCACTCCTTTATAGCGAAAAACTCCTGCCTATCGCAGTTGTCTACTACGGGGCCGCTGTAATGGGCTACTTTAGCCACTTGCTGCTCGACGGTCTCATCTGGAAGCGATTCAGGATTAAAAACTAG
- a CDS encoding undecaprenyl-diphosphate phosphatase, producing the protein MEWWHAIVFGVIEGVTEFLPVSSTGHLTIMEKLLGYQIDDPSVTAFTAIIQVGAVLATVLYLRKDIWRVGVAWLRGLAHGGQRKHDYKFGWAVLIGSVPIGIVGFLFKDEIEGVLRSLWFVAGALILWSVVMWFADKAALQNRHEKDTTWKDTLVIGLTQCLALIPGVSRSGATMSAGLLRGFDRVTVTRLSFFLSIPALMAAAVLQTVTQYDEIQHGVGWGPTLLATAVSFVVAWWAVAWLLKFIAKHDYSIFIWYRVGLGVLLIVLLTTGVVSPV; encoded by the coding sequence ATGGAGTGGTGGCATGCGATTGTATTTGGTGTCATCGAGGGAGTGACAGAGTTTCTGCCTGTGTCGAGCACTGGTCATCTGACGATCATGGAGAAGCTGCTGGGGTATCAGATCGATGATCCGAGCGTAACGGCGTTTACGGCTATTATCCAAGTAGGAGCAGTGCTGGCGACAGTACTGTATCTGCGGAAGGATATTTGGCGTGTTGGTGTGGCGTGGTTGCGAGGGCTGGCCCACGGCGGGCAGCGCAAACACGACTACAAATTTGGTTGGGCAGTGCTTATCGGCTCGGTGCCAATAGGTATCGTGGGCTTTTTGTTCAAAGACGAGATCGAGGGAGTGCTCCGTAGTTTGTGGTTTGTAGCGGGTGCGTTGATCTTGTGGAGCGTCGTGATGTGGTTTGCGGATAAGGCTGCACTCCAAAACCGCCACGAAAAAGATACAACCTGGAAAGATACGCTAGTGATTGGTCTGACGCAGTGCTTGGCACTGATACCAGGTGTATCGCGCAGTGGCGCGACTATGTCAGCAGGGCTCCTTCGTGGATTTGACCGCGTAACGGTGACCAGGCTATCGTTTTTCCTCAGTATTCCAGCACTCATGGCAGCGGCCGTACTACAAACAGTCACGCAGTACGATGAGATACAGCATGGTGTGGGCTGGGGTCCTACGCTGCTCGCGACGGCAGTGTCATTTGTCGTGGCGTGGTGGGCTGTGGCTTGGCTGCTGAAATTTATCGCGAAGCATGATTATTCAATCTTCATCTGGTACAGGGTGGGGCTGGGTGTACTGCTGATAGTGCTATTAACAACGGGCGTGGTGAGTCCGGTATAA
- a CDS encoding ABC transporter ATP-binding protein, producing MIDVQHVTKTYGKKSNKFVALDDVNLTIPDGASVAIIGKSGSGKSTLMHAMSGLDRPQDGAIVVNGDDILKLKPKKVDAFRAEQMSFIFQAFFVQANETCYDNVSLPLEIAKVSRGQRKPKVLAALKAVGLEDKVKSKAKDLSGGQKQRLAIARAIVNRPKILFADEPTGNLDSTTGDAIERLLFAINKKSGVTLVIVTHDADLAAKCDMQIQIKDGRVQSVKQRHATLTKGVK from the coding sequence ATGATAGACGTACAACATGTCACGAAAACGTATGGTAAAAAAAGTAACAAGTTCGTCGCGTTAGACGATGTTAACCTGACAATACCCGACGGAGCGAGTGTAGCGATTATCGGTAAATCTGGTAGCGGCAAAAGTACACTGATGCACGCTATGAGCGGGCTTGATCGACCGCAAGATGGCGCGATTGTGGTGAACGGTGATGATATTTTGAAGCTCAAGCCGAAGAAAGTGGACGCGTTTCGGGCTGAGCAGATGAGCTTCATTTTTCAGGCGTTTTTCGTGCAGGCAAACGAGACCTGCTACGACAATGTGAGCTTACCGCTAGAAATAGCAAAAGTGTCGCGTGGACAGCGTAAACCCAAAGTACTAGCAGCGCTCAAGGCTGTAGGGCTTGAAGACAAAGTAAAGTCGAAGGCAAAAGATCTGTCTGGTGGGCAGAAGCAGCGCCTCGCTATCGCGCGAGCGATTGTGAACCGACCCAAAATCCTGTTTGCCGATGAGCCTACGGGTAATCTCGATAGTACAACCGGTGATGCGATTGAGCGCTTGCTGTTTGCTATCAACAAAAAAAGTGGTGTCACGCTTGTGATCGTGACACACGACGCTGACCTTGCGGCCAAATGTGATATGCAGATACAGATCAAAGACGGCCGAGTACAATCGGTGAAGCAGCGCCATGCTACGCTCACGAAAGGAGTGAAATAA
- a CDS encoding DUF2207 domain-containing protein yields the protein MRFKFFASIFVVGLSLVSGQPTAAAANDFEITNYHMQLELGRDSEQRSTLKTVEKITALFPDTDQNHGIERAIPSSYEGHTTSLHIESVKSEAGVALPYTIYESNGNQVVRIGDKNTYVHGSQTYVLTYAQRDVTRYYADTKMDEFYWDLNGVDWKVPIQRFTAEVTMTPEARTYYEQYACYQGGAGSSAGCQITQEGAMFRVAASSMAPGDNVTVALGFRPGAFATYQPSLWERLVGVWIGLLAVTGLASVGLIVWLSVRWSRLKNRVRDIGTIVPEYLPPKAVSVTASAEVLDSPRAVFAAQLLDLAVRHYLKIYETKPKSFWSNAQYTLEITGDVTKLRAEEQELLRDIYDGKTSVGEKLEMKTLQSNTALYSRMQDNPKKLQALVRGEYALRERLTTQRAWFTRTSVIVFLIAIVTGSPFLLVAAGTAWLLGYSLWSLTDKGLSLRRYLEGLKLYIGVAEVERLKMLQTPEGAEKVGTDIEGKPAELVKLYEKVLPYAVLFGQEKEWGKQLGEYYAESRSNPGWYSGGDATVFNAAVLSSAIGNFTTASSYTSASSSSSGGSGGGGSSGGGGGGGGGGGW from the coding sequence ATGAGATTTAAGTTCTTTGCGAGTATTTTTGTAGTAGGACTGTCGCTCGTGAGTGGTCAGCCTACGGCTGCGGCGGCAAATGATTTTGAGATTACCAACTACCATATGCAGCTGGAGCTGGGGCGCGACAGCGAGCAGCGATCAACACTCAAAACGGTGGAAAAAATTACGGCACTATTTCCGGACACGGATCAAAACCACGGTATCGAGAGAGCAATTCCAAGTTCATATGAAGGACATACGACGAGCCTGCATATTGAATCTGTGAAGAGTGAGGCGGGTGTAGCATTGCCGTATACGATCTACGAAAGTAACGGCAACCAGGTGGTACGAATCGGCGACAAAAATACCTACGTGCACGGTAGTCAGACATATGTGCTGACATATGCGCAGCGCGACGTGACGCGATACTACGCAGATACGAAGATGGACGAGTTTTACTGGGATCTAAATGGGGTGGACTGGAAGGTGCCGATACAGCGGTTCACTGCTGAGGTGACGATGACACCGGAGGCACGCACGTACTACGAGCAGTATGCGTGCTATCAGGGCGGGGCAGGTTCAAGCGCCGGGTGTCAGATTACGCAAGAGGGTGCGATGTTTCGTGTGGCGGCAAGTAGCATGGCGCCGGGCGATAATGTGACGGTAGCATTGGGGTTTCGGCCAGGGGCGTTTGCGACGTATCAACCATCGCTATGGGAGCGACTGGTGGGTGTCTGGATAGGATTATTGGCAGTGACAGGACTCGCGAGCGTGGGACTAATCGTGTGGCTATCGGTACGATGGTCTCGACTGAAGAATCGTGTGCGTGACATAGGTACGATTGTGCCAGAGTATCTGCCGCCAAAAGCGGTGAGCGTGACGGCGAGTGCTGAGGTGTTGGATAGTCCACGTGCGGTGTTTGCGGCGCAGTTGCTCGACTTGGCAGTGCGCCACTATCTCAAAATCTATGAGACGAAACCGAAATCTTTTTGGTCGAACGCGCAGTATACGCTAGAGATCACGGGTGATGTGACCAAACTGCGCGCCGAGGAGCAAGAGCTACTACGCGATATTTACGATGGCAAGACAAGTGTAGGCGAGAAGCTAGAGATGAAGACGTTGCAGAGCAATACCGCACTGTACAGTCGCATGCAGGACAACCCAAAGAAGCTACAGGCGCTCGTGCGCGGTGAGTATGCATTACGCGAGCGGCTGACGACGCAGCGGGCATGGTTTACGCGCACAAGTGTCATCGTATTCCTGATTGCTATTGTGACTGGCTCGCCGTTTCTGCTGGTGGCGGCAGGTACGGCCTGGCTATTGGGATATTCGCTATGGTCGCTGACTGACAAAGGACTCAGTTTGCGGCGCTATCTAGAGGGGCTCAAACTCTATATTGGTGTGGCTGAGGTGGAACGACTCAAGATGCTGCAGACTCCAGAGGGGGCAGAGAAAGTCGGCACGGATATCGAAGGAAAGCCTGCCGAACTCGTGAAATTGTACGAAAAAGTGTTGCCGTATGCGGTACTGTTTGGCCAGGAAAAGGAATGGGGAAAGCAGCTTGGTGAGTACTATGCTGAGTCTCGCAGTAATCCAGGTTGGTATAGCGGCGGCGATGCGACAGTGTTCAATGCTGCGGTGTTGTCGTCGGCGATCGGTAACTTCACTACTGCAAGCTCCTACACTTCGGCTAGTAGCTCGTCGAGCGGCGGCTCAGGCGGTGGAGGCTCGTCTGGTGGCGGAGGCGGCGGAGGCGGCGGAGGCGGCTGGTAA
- a CDS encoding NADPH-dependent FMN reductase has translation MKIAVIVGSLRNGSYNHVLAHALVERLPAGSEVEWLKLTEIPFVNEDLEAEVPEVVQLAAQQVAEADGLLIVSPEYNRGIPAVTKNIVDWLSRPSTGHPLKGKPVAIAGISSGPIKTMVMQSQLRPVLAHTQAVVLTAPVIALTIGDDNMTASGGVSDVTARHLDAYIAAFMVHVERYTERV, from the coding sequence ATGAAGATCGCGGTAATTGTTGGTAGTCTGAGGAACGGTTCGTATAATCACGTGCTGGCGCATGCGCTGGTGGAGCGCTTACCGGCTGGGAGCGAAGTGGAGTGGTTGAAATTGACTGAAATACCGTTCGTGAACGAGGATCTAGAGGCTGAGGTACCAGAGGTGGTGCAACTGGCTGCGCAGCAAGTAGCGGAAGCGGACGGATTGCTAATTGTGTCACCAGAATATAATCGCGGCATCCCGGCGGTGACGAAAAACATCGTCGATTGGCTGAGTCGCCCAAGTACAGGGCATCCGCTGAAGGGCAAGCCAGTAGCGATTGCCGGCATCTCAAGCGGACCAATCAAGACGATGGTGATGCAGTCGCAGCTAAGACCAGTGTTGGCTCATACGCAGGCTGTGGTGTTGACTGCGCCGGTAATTGCACTAACAATAGGCGACGATAACATGACGGCGTCTGGCGGCGTAAGCGACGTGACAGCGCGTCACCTCGATGCATACATTGCTGCATTTATGGTGCATGTTGAGCGATATACGGAGCGCGTATGA